The following is a genomic window from Niabella soli DSM 19437.
ATAGATATTGCGGGAACAGCCAGTGCCAACGCGCAAAAATGGTTGCAGGCTTTTGTTAAACATTGCCTTTACGAAACAAATTATGCAACAGGAAAAACGGGCACACCTGTTGATGCTATTCTGTTTCACGCAAAAGGAGCGCCAAAGCTGGTGGATGGACATGTGCGGATGAACATGGGCACCCAGTTGCGGGATATTGAAGCGGGATTCAAATTTGTTGCGGCTTACCCACAATTAAGGGGCCTGCCGGTTATAATAGGAGAGTCTGACCCGGAGGGCTGCGCTGCCTGCGGTATGCATACGAACCCCGAGAACGCCTACCGGAACGGCACTATGTATTCAAGCTACACCGCAGCTTCCTTTGCGCGGGAATACCTGCTGGCGGATCTGTATAAAATTAATTTTAAAGGGGCGGTTTCCTGGGCATTCGAGTTTGAGGAGCAGCCCTGGTTCTGGGGATTCCGGGACCTTGCCACCAATGGAGTGGATAAACCCGTATTAAATGTATTCCGGATGTTTGGAATGATGAAGGGGGCACGGGTTGCCGTTAGTTCAGATCATTCCTATAGTTTAAGAACGGCTATCGATTCCAGTTTCAGAAAGACTTACACCGATATTGATGCGCTGGCCTGCAGTAGTGAACGTGAAGCAACGGTGTTAGTATGGAATTATCATGACGATGATATCCGGACGCCTGCAGCAACTGTAACGGTGAAAGTTAAGGGGCTGCCTGCAAAGGGCGTGCGACTGCAACAATATCAGATTGATGACACCCATAGCAACGCTTACGAAGTATGGAAGAAAATAGGAGCGCCGCAACATCCATCACAGGCGCAAATTGCAACGCTTAAGCGTTCGGCCGGCTTGCAGTTATTGAGCCCCGGGCGCTCCGTTCGGGTAACCAATGGGCAGACCGCGGTTGTCTTTCAGCTTCCGCGGCAGGGAGTAGCGCTTCTCAGGTTCGCCTGGTAGGAAAATAATATGAGGGGGTAGAGAATAATTGAAATTTGAACATAATTTTATCCATTAACAATAACGAAAGTGAAATTGAATGTTAAATCCTTTCCGGCCCGGGCATGAAAAACATAGTAGTCTCTTATAAATAAAAAAATGCAAAAATCTATATCTTTTTTTATCGGGGTCCTGGGTTTGTTTCCAGGAATGTTATATGGTCAGCCGGCCGGCTATAGCCTCGTTTGGGCCGATGAATTCAATAAAAATGGCGCACCGGATACCACGGCCTGGCGCTTTGAAAACGGCTTTGAAAGAAATAATGAATTACAATGGTACCAGCCGCAAAACGCCTGGTGCCACAAAGGGTATCTTATCATCGAAGCCCGGAGGGAACGGCGGCCGAATCCACTATATCAGGCAGGAAGCAGCGATTGGCGCAAGCGCCGGAGCACAATAGATTATACGTCGGCAAGCCTTAATACCCGTAATACCCAAAGCTGGAAATATGGCCGGTTTGTAATGCGCGCAAAAATTACAACGGCAGATGGGCTCTGGCCGGCATTTTGGACACTCGGTATTAAAAAAGAGTGGCCCTCTAACGGGGAGATCGATATTATGGAATATTACCGGGGAATGCTGCTGGCGAATATTGCGTGCGGCACCGGCGAACGTTATAAGGCAAAATGGTTTTCTGTAAAGAAACCGTTGGCTTCTTTTGCGGATAAAAACTGGAGCAACCGGTTCCATATCTGGCGGATGGACTGGGATGAAACAGCTATCAAATTATATGTGGACGATAAGTTGCTGGGCCAGGTGCAACTGGATGCATTGACGAACCCGGATGGTTTCAATCCTTTTAAACAGCCGCATTATATTTTACTAAATCTTGCCATCGGCGGTGACAATGGCGGTGATCCTTCAGGGACGCGGTTCCCCCGCCGGTACCTGGTAGATTATGTGCGGGTGTATCAAAAAAAATAATCCTATCTTAACCGCCGGAATGCTTCTGATTGCGGTGCGGAATCCGATCGTTTATTTACCGGATATTTATAATATGCACCATGCATAAAGGCGCTTTGCAATAACACCATCAATAGGTAAAAAAGAACTAAAAATAAAAAATGAAAAGAATAGTTTGCTTCATTGTTTTCGTATTTGTGCTGAACCATTCGTATAGCCAGCCGCAAAGCGATAACGGACGGGCACAATGGGTATCAAGGCTGGATAAGATCGTACGGCCGGTATTTGAAAACCTTTCCCGGAACACCCTGCACAGCAATATGCCGAAAGATATATCACCGGTCAGCGACAATCCCAAAGAAAGAATTAAGGCACAATACCTCGAGGCCCTCGGACGTGCCTTAAGCGGCATAGGACCCTGGCTGAACGGGGAAGGCGGTGCAAAAGAAGAAGTGCGCCTGCGCGATCAATACCGCCAATGGGTGCTGGTGGCAATAAAAAATGCAACCGACAGTACACAGGCAGATTATGTATTATGGAAAGGCGGGCAGCCATTGGTGGACGCTTCTTTTTTCGCCTTAGGATTAATACGGGCTCCCTGGATCTGGCAGCACTTGGATGAATCAACCAAAAAAAATGTGGTTAGTTGCCTGAAACAAACCCGCAACACCGTTCCCGGTTATAATAATTGGATCCTGTTTTCGGGAATGATTGAAGCCTTCTTCCTGAAATATGGATACGATTATAATCCCATGACCATTGAATACGGCGTGCGCACTTTTATGTATCAATGGTATGTGGGCGATGGGATGTTTAGCGATGGCGATCATTTTCATAACGACTATTATAACAGTTATGTGATCCAGCCTTACCTGAAAGAGATCATTGCTATCGCTAATGAGAAAACGGGGCGTTATAAAGCAGAACAGGAACGGCTTGCTAAAATAAACGACCGCTATGCTGAGATCCAGGAGCGCTCGATCAATGCGGATGGAAGTTTCCCAGCCTACGGGCGTTCTATTGTATACCGCTCCGGCGTATTTCATCATTTGGCTAATATGAGTTATAAAGAGCAATTGCCCCGCTCCATAGCCCCGGCACAGGTACGGGAAGCTTTATATGCCGTTATCCAAAAAACATTGGCGCCGGCCGGCACCTATGACAAAAACGGATGGATGGTCATTGGACTCAACGGGAAACAATACGGATTGGCAGACAGCTACAACAACCAGGGCAGCCTGTACCTGTGCACAGAAGTGTTTCTCCCGTTGGGGCTTCCGGCCAGTGCACCGTTCTGGAAAGATGCGCCGAAACCCTGGTCTTCAAAAGCTATATGGAACGGACAGGATTTTCACGGGGATCATGCAGTTGATTTGAAATAATGTAAAACAGAGGGGGCTGATTTCGCAGTAAAATTGTGTATATTCGATAAATAATTGTACAAATTACAATTAAAATATTGCTTGATCGATCATCTAAATTTGCCAACGATGTGCCGGATTTATAAATGGATTGTTGTACTGCTTTGTTTGTCGCACCAGCTCTATGCGCAGTCTTTTAAAAACTGGGCGTTAACACCACCCATGGGATGGAATAGTTGGGATTGTTACGGGCCCACGGTAACAGAACCGGAAGTAAAGGCCAATGCCGATTACATGGCAGCGCACCTGAAATCCTACGGCTGGCAATACATTATTGTTGATATCCGCTGGTATGTTGAAAACGATAAAGCCGGCGGGTATAATCAAACGGATCCGCGCTATGTGCTGGATCAATATGGGAGATACCTGCCTGCAGTTAACAGGTTCCCCTCAGCGGCCAATGGCAAGGGCTTTAAAGCGTTGGCAGATTCTATACACGCAAAGGGACTTAAATTCGGCATCCACATCATGCGGGGTATACCCCGGGAAGCGGTTGCGAAAAAAATGCCGGTGAAAGGAACCTCTGTTACAGCAGACCAGCTCTATACTACTGCGGAGCAATGCCAGTGGCTAAAAGATAATTATACAGTGGCGGCCAACCGGCCGGGCGCCCAGGCGTACTACAATTCATTAATGGAGCTCTATGCCGCCTGGGGCGTGGATTTTATAAAGGTAGATGATCTTTCCCGGCCGTATCACCAGGAGGAGATAGAGCTGATCCGAAAGGCCATTGACCATGCCGGGCGACCAATTGTGTTAAGCACGTCTCCCGGTGAAACACCTATTGATAAAGCCGCTCATGTGCAAACACATGCAAATATGTGGCGTATGGTGGATGATGTATGGGATACCTGGCCGCATTTTACACACCTGATAAAAGTGGCTGCGCAATGGTATCCTTATATAAAACCCGGCGGCTGGCCCGATTGTGATATGATCCCGCTGGGCAGGATCTCGATCCGGGGAGAACGCGGCGCCGACCGGCCAACCCGCCTCACAAAAGATGAACAATATTCTTTAATGACCTTCTTTACCATTTTTCGCTCCCCGTTGATGTTTGGAGGGGATTTGCCCAGTATGGACCTGTTCACCTTAAGTCTGCTGACCAATAAAGCCGTATTAAAAATGCACCGGGAGAGTACCGGCACCCGCCAGTTATTTTCCCGGAATGGGCAGGTAGCTGTAACGGCGCGCAATCCCCGGACGGGCGAACGGTACCTGGCATTGTTCAATCTGTCGGATGACGCGGCCCCGGCGACCATTTCCGTAAACCTCACTGAACTGGGTATAAAAAACGGTGCGGGTATAAAGAATCTATGGACCGGGCAGTTTGAGGGGAAGGTCCGTGGTAATTTTTCCGTCAGTTTACGCCCGCACGCTTCGGGTCTTTATATAATTAAATAGACAAATATTTTTTTTGGGAATCTATAAGGATATATTAAATTTGATTATTAATTGTAGTTATGACAATTAATTGTTGCTCACGACCGTTGTGTGGAAACGAAATTGAAAACAGATTGCTTTTAGCTGGTATATGAAACAAAATGTAACCTTTTTTATTTTTCTTTTATTGTCGCTCGGGGCCATTGCTCAAAACAAAACTTTTGTAGTGGGTGTAAACCGGCCTGGCGCGGCGGTTTCACCCACAATGTACGGTGTTTTTTTTGAGGATATCAATATGGGCGCAGACGGAGGTATTTATGCGGAACTGGTGAAGAATCGGTCTTTTGAGTTTTTTAAACCGCTGATGGGATGGAAAGTGGAACAACACAACTTCCGTGAAGGTGCCGTATTAGTGCTCAATCGCAAAGAAAAGAATACGGCAAACCCACGCTTCCTGCAGATTACCCTGGATCATAACAGCAAAGAAGATCTTTCGCTGACCAATGAAGGGTTCCGGGGGATGGGCATCAAAAAGGGATTACGTTACGACTTTTCTTTTTTGTATGCCACTGCCGCCCCGGGCATTAAGCTTTATGTTGAATTATTGGATCGGGATAATAAAATAATGGGTGCTACGACCGTAACCCTCTCCGCCAGCGGTACTGTATGGAAAAAACGAGCGGTCAGCTTTGTGGCTACGCAAACAGAAGAAAAAGGCCGGCTGCGGATCTCTTTTGAAGGCGATGGGAAAATCGACCTCGATATGATCTCGTTGTTTCCTTCAGATACCTGGAAGGGCCGGAAAGGAGGGATGCGTGCCGATATGGTACAACTACTGGCAGACATGAAACCAGGCTTTATCCGTTTCCCGGGAGGCTGTATCGTGGAGGGATTCGATCTGTCGCAACGCTACCAATGGAAGAAAACAATTGGCCCGGTAGAAGAGCGGCAATTAATTATTAATCGCTGGAATTTCGAATTCCCGCAGCGTGCAGCGCCGGATTATTTTCAAACTTTCGGGTTGGGTTTTTTTGAATATTTTCAACTGGCCGAAGATATCGGCGCCGAGCCGTTACCGATATTGAATTGCGGAATGGCCTGTCAATTCAATTCAGCAGAGCTGGTACCGTTAGATCAGTTAGATCCCTATATCCAGGACGCCCTCGACCTTATTGAATTTGCCAATGGACCGGCTACATCAAAATGGGGAAAAATACGGGCGGATATGGGGCATCCGCAGCCCTTTCATTTAAAAATGATGGGGGTGGGCAACGAGAACTGGGGCCCGCAGTATTTAGCGCGGTTACGACTTTTTCAAAAGGCAATAAAAGCCCGCTACCCGGAATTTAAGATTATCGCCAGTTCGGGAACAGATCCTGATGGCAAGCGGTTTGAATACCTGAATGACAGTCTTCGAAAACTAAAAGTAGATTTTATCGACGAGCACTATTACCGCCCGCCACAATGGTTTTTCAGCAATGCGGCGCGTTATGATCAGTACCCGCGCACCCAAACAAAAGTGTTCGCCGGAGAATATGCCTCGCACCCGAAGGTAGCGCCCGAAAAAAAGAATAACTGGCTGGCAGCCTTGTCTGAAGCGGCCTTCCTTACCGGGCTGGAACGCAATGCCGATGTAGTGGGTATGGCTTCCTATGCGCCTTTATTTGCGCACGTGGATGGCTGGCAATGGGCGCCGGACCTCATTTGGGTAGATAACCTGAATGTTTTTGGCACACCGGATTATTACGTGCAAAAACTGTTTTCATTAAATAAGGGCACAAAAATAATTCCGCTTACAATGGATCATAAACCCGTTACAGGCCAGGATAGTTTGTATGCGTCGGCGGTATGGGATGAACCGGCCAAAGAGCTTGTTATAAAAGTGGTCAATGCCCTACCAAAGACCCAAACGGTTGCCCTCTCGCTGGAAGGATTAAAAAAACAGCGGATCACCGGCAAGGTTACCCGTTTACAAAGTGATGATCTTTATCGGACCAACTCGATAAAAACTCCAAGGGCTGTTTATCCCGTAGAAACGCAATTGGAGCTGTCTGGCAAACAACCGGCATTGCAATTGGCCCCGTATTCATTTAATATAATAAGAATCCCGTATTAACTAAATCGTATTTGATGAAGTGGCTATTGCTTTTACTTGCAGGATTGACGGTCAATAGTGCCGGTAGGCTCCATGCACAAGCCGGAAAGACGGCCGGTATTGTTTCAAAATACAGCGCCTACCTGTTTGTATATTTTACCGGGAATCAAAAAAAAGAAGAAGCCATCCGGTTTGCGTTAAGCAATGACGGCTACCACTTCCGGGCATTAAATAATAATGAACCCGTTATTGCTTCCGAGCAGATCAGTTCCACCGGCGGGGTTCGGGATCCGCATATCCTGCGTGGGGCGGAAGGTAAGACCTTTTATATGGTAGCCACAGATATGGTATCGGCCAACGGTTGGAACTCGAACCGGGCAATGGTATTACTGCAGTCAAAGGACCTCATCCACTGGACGTCAGCCATTGTAAATATCCCCGGGCGATTTAAACAATTTAGGAATGTGAACCGGGTATGGGCGCCGCAAACGATTTATGATCCCACCACAAAAAAATATATGATCTATTGGTCCATGCGCGCGGGTAACGATCCGGATGTAATATACTATGCCTATGCCAATAAAGATTTTACCGGGCTGGAAACCGAACCGAAACAACTTTTTTTTAATCCGGGTGGTACTCCCTGCATAGACGGAGATATTGTTTTCAAAAATGGCCAATATTATCTTTTCTTCAAAACAGAGGGAAATGGCAACGGAATAAAAATTGCCGTTTCAGATAAACTCACGGGAGGATACCAGTTGCGCGACGCGTATGTACAGCAAACCAAAGACCCGGTGGAAGGGGCGGGCACTTTTGCCCTGAACGATGGAAGCGGCTATATTTTAATGTATGATGTGTATACCAAAGGCCGCTATCAGTTTACCAAAACAACGGATCTTAGAAATTTTAAAGTAGTAGATAATGCCGTTTCGATGAATTTTCATCCGCGCCACGGAACCGTGATGCCAGTTACCCGGGAAGAAGCAGCGCGCCTGGTGCGCCAATGGTACACCCCGGAATCGGTTATGACATCGGCTCAATCTGCCCTAATAAAAAAGAACAATATTGTTTTGGATACTGCCGCAAGAAAACTATACCTGCCGGTGCTGCCGGGCACACCGTTAAGAAATTTCGATCCGCAGTTCATTAAATTTCCCGGCGTTACTATTGTGCCGGCGCGAGGTGGCTTTTCCAAAGGACCGGTTTCTTATACCGTAACAGTGAACGGTCATAATCCTGAAACCTTTACTGCTACTGTATTGCAGGATCATAACCCGGTACTTAATGGTTATTACGCTGATCCTGAAATTCTTTATTCAAAAAAAAAGAATCGATTTTATATCTATCCCACCAGCGATGGGTTTAACAACTGGTCGGGAAACTATTTCAAAGTATTTTCATCGCCCGATCTTGTGGGATGGAAGGATGAAGGGGTGATCCTCGATTTACCCAGGCAGGTGCAATGGGCAAATCGCAACGCCTGGGCGCCTGCTATCAGCGAAAAGAAAATTAACGGCCGGTGCAAATATTTTTATTATTTCTGCGCGGCGCAGCGAATAGGAGTGGCCGTGGCCGACAATCCTGCCGGTCCTTTTGTGGATTCCGGAAAGCCCCTGATCGCTGCCAAACCAGAAGGAATAAAGAACGGACAGGAAATTGATCCGGCGGTGTTCACCGATCCGCAAACGCGCAAAAGCTATCTGTATTGGGGAAATAATTATATGGCCGGTGCTGAACTAAATGATGACATGACTTCGCTAAAACCCGGAACAACAAAGCTACTCACTCCGGATAAAACTTTTCGTGAAGGAACCTATGTGTTTTACCGGAAGGGGCGTTATTATTTTATGTGGAGTGAAAATGATACCCGCAGTCCGGACTACCGGGTGCGTTATGGCACTGCAATAACGCCGCTGGGTAAAATAACGGTGCCGGCAAATAATATCGTCATCGAAAAAGATCCGGTCCTGGGCATTTACGGAACGGGGCATAATTCTGTACTACAGATCCCCGGAACCGACGAATGGTATATTGTGTACCACCGGTTTACCTACCCCAATGGAATTAAGATGGGGAGCGCAGCGGGATATAACCGCGAGGTTTGTATTGATAAAATGGAGTTTAATGCAGATGGGAGCATCCGCAAGGTGGCGCCCACCCATGCGGGTATTGCTCCGGTTCAATTAAAATAATTGCCATGAGAAAATATGGGTTATTTATTCTTGCTGTTGTTTTTATTTGTTTTAATGTAAAAGCCGGTACTGTTGACTCTGCGTATCTTTTTGCCTATGCAACAAAAGCAAATGAAGGCAGAAGCGGGTTGCATTTCGCCTGGAGCCGGGATAAAGCGCACTGGCAGGCGATAGGGCAGGAGTACGGCTTTTTAAAATCGGATTATGGCCGCTGGGGAAGCGAAAAACGCATGATCAACCCCGTACTTTTTTTTGATAAGGATCATCGCTGGCATTGTGTATGGAGTCTCAACAATAAAGACGGTGCCATCGCTTATACGGAGTCTGAAGACCTGCTGCATTGGAAGCCTCAGTCTTATTACGTGAATGAAAAGGAGTTGGTATATGTGAGTGCGGGGAAGTTAAAAGTGCAGCGGAGTAAATGGCAACAGGTGACCATCGCAGAAAAGGCTGAAACCGGCAGCCTGGTAAAACTACCCTGGTCGCTTATTGACGGGTTAATCAAACAGGTAGCCTTCTCAAAACACCGTAACCAGCTATGGGCAGAAACTACCGGAGAAGATCCGGTTCGTTTTGCGTCCTTAAAACCGGTTGCGATTACTGTGCATCCGGATTTTTCCAAAACCAAAAAGATCAGTAACCTGCTGTTTGGTGCCTTCTTCGAGGACATTAATTATGCGGCGGACGGCGGGCTGTATGCAGAGTTGATCCAGAACAGGGATTTTGAATATGATCCCGCGGATAAAGAGGGGAAAGATGCCGGCTGGAACAATAAAAAAGCCTGGAGCACTTCAGGAGACGGTATTGGTTTTACAATAGACAGTCTTGCGCCCATTCATCCAAATAACAAACATTACGCCGTACTCAGCATCAGCAAACCCGGCGCCAGCCTGATCAACGGAGGTTTTGATGGTATTGCGTTGAAAGCAGGCGCAAAATATAAGGTGTCTTTATTTGCACGGATACTGACCGGCGGCAAAGGAACTATAACGGTGCGACTTACGGATGGAAGAGGAACCGTTTACGGAGCAGCAGTTATAAACGCGCTCACCACTTCATGGCAAAAATCGGATGCAGTGATAACAGTAAATGAATCGATCTCCAACGCCCGGCTGGAGATCATTCCAATGATCAATGGGGTCCTTGCGCTGGACATGATCTCGCTTTTTCCACAGCAAACATTTAAAGGACGCACCAATGGTATGCGTGCCGATCTGGCGCAAACGATCGCTGAGCTGCATCCGCGGTTTATCCGCTTCCCCGGTGGTTGTGTGGCACATGGCGACGGTATTGGGAATATCTATCACTGGAAAAATACGATCGGTCCGCTGGAGTCCCGCAAACCGCAACGCAATCTTTGGGGCTACCATCAAAGTATGGGATTGGGTTATTATGAGTATTTCCAGTTTTGCGAAGATATAGGCGCTGCGCCGCTTCCGGTAGTAGCTGCAGGCGTGCCCTGTCAGAATTCAGGAAAGCATGGGCATCCCCTGGGCGGCCAGCAGTGTGGTATTCCCTTGTCGGATATGAATGATTACATTCAGGAAATACTGGATTTGGTGGAATGGGCTAATGGCGCGGCTACTACCAAATGGGGCAAACTGAGGGCCGCTGCAGGGCATCCGGAGCCTTTCAGTTTAAAATATATCGGCATTGGTAATGAGGACCTGATCTCTGAGGTGTTTAAAGAGCGGTTCAGGATGATCTATAACGCGGTAAAAAAGAAATACCCGGAGATCACGGTAATCGGAACCGTAGGTCCTTTTTTTGAAGGATCAGATTATAGCGAAGGCTGGAAGTTTGCTACGCAACTAAAAGTGCCGATGGTAGATGAGCATTATTATGTTCCCCCGGGCTGGTTTATTTATAACCAGGATTTTTACGACAAATATGATCGCGCCAAATCGAAAGTATACGTGGGTGAATATGCTGCACATTTGCCCGGAAGACCCAGCAACCTTGAGACGGCTTTGGCTGAGGCGGTGCATCTTACGGCCCTGGAACGCAATGGTGACGTGGTGCATATGTCGTCCTACGCCCCCTTACTGGCTAAAGAAGGGCATACGCAATGGCGGCCCGACCTGATCTATTTCAATAATACGGAGATAAAGCCCACCACGGATTATTATGTGCAGCAACTTTTTGGACAGAACGCAGGAGATGAATACATTCCTGGCAATATCGTCTGC
Proteins encoded in this region:
- a CDS encoding GH39 family glycosyl hydrolase produces the protein MNKRWDLRTKLFFSVCFFCCAMGSVLLEAQPVANPDKASISVALKEVIGPMRPVWAWFGYDEPNYTYMKDGKQLLSELAALSPVPVYVRCHSLLVTGDGTAALKWGSTNAYTEDARGNPVYHWAIIDSIFDTYIKRGMRPLAQIGFMPEALSIHPEPYRHHWKPGDPYEDIMTGWAYPPKDYNKWEQLVYEWVKHCVARYGAKEVASWYWEVWNEPNGYWKGTMEEYFKLYDYTVAAVKRALPEAKIGGIDIAGTASANAQKWLQAFVKHCLYETNYATGKTGTPVDAILFHAKGAPKLVDGHVRMNMGTQLRDIEAGFKFVAAYPQLRGLPVIIGESDPEGCAACGMHTNPENAYRNGTMYSSYTAASFAREYLLADLYKINFKGAVSWAFEFEEQPWFWGFRDLATNGVDKPVLNVFRMFGMMKGARVAVSSDHSYSLRTAIDSSFRKTYTDIDALACSSEREATVLVWNYHDDDIRTPAATVTVKVKGLPAKGVRLQQYQIDDTHSNAYEVWKKIGAPQHPSQAQIATLKRSAGLQLLSPGRSVRVTNGQTAVVFQLPRQGVALLRFAW
- a CDS encoding glycoside hydrolase family 16 protein, which encodes MQKSISFFIGVLGLFPGMLYGQPAGYSLVWADEFNKNGAPDTTAWRFENGFERNNELQWYQPQNAWCHKGYLIIEARRERRPNPLYQAGSSDWRKRRSTIDYTSASLNTRNTQSWKYGRFVMRAKITTADGLWPAFWTLGIKKEWPSNGEIDIMEYYRGMLLANIACGTGERYKAKWFSVKKPLASFADKNWSNRFHIWRMDWDETAIKLYVDDKLLGQVQLDALTNPDGFNPFKQPHYILLNLAIGGDNGGDPSGTRFPRRYLVDYVRVYQKK
- a CDS encoding DUF2264 domain-containing protein, which translates into the protein MKRIVCFIVFVFVLNHSYSQPQSDNGRAQWVSRLDKIVRPVFENLSRNTLHSNMPKDISPVSDNPKERIKAQYLEALGRALSGIGPWLNGEGGAKEEVRLRDQYRQWVLVAIKNATDSTQADYVLWKGGQPLVDASFFALGLIRAPWIWQHLDESTKKNVVSCLKQTRNTVPGYNNWILFSGMIEAFFLKYGYDYNPMTIEYGVRTFMYQWYVGDGMFSDGDHFHNDYYNSYVIQPYLKEIIAIANEKTGRYKAEQERLAKINDRYAEIQERSINADGSFPAYGRSIVYRSGVFHHLANMSYKEQLPRSIAPAQVREALYAVIQKTLAPAGTYDKNGWMVIGLNGKQYGLADSYNNQGSLYLCTEVFLPLGLPASAPFWKDAPKPWSSKAIWNGQDFHGDHAVDLK
- a CDS encoding glycoside hydrolase family 27 protein, producing MCRIYKWIVVLLCLSHQLYAQSFKNWALTPPMGWNSWDCYGPTVTEPEVKANADYMAAHLKSYGWQYIIVDIRWYVENDKAGGYNQTDPRYVLDQYGRYLPAVNRFPSAANGKGFKALADSIHAKGLKFGIHIMRGIPREAVAKKMPVKGTSVTADQLYTTAEQCQWLKDNYTVAANRPGAQAYYNSLMELYAAWGVDFIKVDDLSRPYHQEEIELIRKAIDHAGRPIVLSTSPGETPIDKAAHVQTHANMWRMVDDVWDTWPHFTHLIKVAAQWYPYIKPGGWPDCDMIPLGRISIRGERGADRPTRLTKDEQYSLMTFFTIFRSPLMFGGDLPSMDLFTLSLLTNKAVLKMHRESTGTRQLFSRNGQVAVTARNPRTGERYLALFNLSDDAAPATISVNLTELGIKNGAGIKNLWTGQFEGKVRGNFSVSLRPHASGLYIIK
- a CDS encoding alpha-L-arabinofuranosidase C-terminal domain-containing protein; this translates as MKQNVTFFIFLLLSLGAIAQNKTFVVGVNRPGAAVSPTMYGVFFEDINMGADGGIYAELVKNRSFEFFKPLMGWKVEQHNFREGAVLVLNRKEKNTANPRFLQITLDHNSKEDLSLTNEGFRGMGIKKGLRYDFSFLYATAAPGIKLYVELLDRDNKIMGATTVTLSASGTVWKKRAVSFVATQTEEKGRLRISFEGDGKIDLDMISLFPSDTWKGRKGGMRADMVQLLADMKPGFIRFPGGCIVEGFDLSQRYQWKKTIGPVEERQLIINRWNFEFPQRAAPDYFQTFGLGFFEYFQLAEDIGAEPLPILNCGMACQFNSAELVPLDQLDPYIQDALDLIEFANGPATSKWGKIRADMGHPQPFHLKMMGVGNENWGPQYLARLRLFQKAIKARYPEFKIIASSGTDPDGKRFEYLNDSLRKLKVDFIDEHYYRPPQWFFSNAARYDQYPRTQTKVFAGEYASHPKVAPEKKNNWLAALSEAAFLTGLERNADVVGMASYAPLFAHVDGWQWAPDLIWVDNLNVFGTPDYYVQKLFSLNKGTKIIPLTMDHKPVTGQDSLYASAVWDEPAKELVIKVVNALPKTQTVALSLEGLKKQRITGKVTRLQSDDLYRTNSIKTPRAVYPVETQLELSGKQPALQLAPYSFNIIRIPY
- a CDS encoding family 43 glycosylhydrolase; its protein translation is MKWLLLLLAGLTVNSAGRLHAQAGKTAGIVSKYSAYLFVYFTGNQKKEEAIRFALSNDGYHFRALNNNEPVIASEQISSTGGVRDPHILRGAEGKTFYMVATDMVSANGWNSNRAMVLLQSKDLIHWTSAIVNIPGRFKQFRNVNRVWAPQTIYDPTTKKYMIYWSMRAGNDPDVIYYAYANKDFTGLETEPKQLFFNPGGTPCIDGDIVFKNGQYYLFFKTEGNGNGIKIAVSDKLTGGYQLRDAYVQQTKDPVEGAGTFALNDGSGYILMYDVYTKGRYQFTKTTDLRNFKVVDNAVSMNFHPRHGTVMPVTREEAARLVRQWYTPESVMTSAQSALIKKNNIVLDTAARKLYLPVLPGTPLRNFDPQFIKFPGVTIVPARGGFSKGPVSYTVTVNGHNPETFTATVLQDHNPVLNGYYADPEILYSKKKNRFYIYPTSDGFNNWSGNYFKVFSSPDLVGWKDEGVILDLPRQVQWANRNAWAPAISEKKINGRCKYFYYFCAAQRIGVAVADNPAGPFVDSGKPLIAAKPEGIKNGQEIDPAVFTDPQTRKSYLYWGNNYMAGAELNDDMTSLKPGTTKLLTPDKTFREGTYVFYRKGRYYFMWSENDTRSPDYRVRYGTAITPLGKITVPANNIVIEKDPVLGIYGTGHNSVLQIPGTDEWYIVYHRFTYPNGIKMGSAAGYNREVCIDKMEFNADGSIRKVAPTHAGIAPVQLK
- a CDS encoding alpha-L-arabinofuranosidase C-terminal domain-containing protein, whose protein sequence is MRKYGLFILAVVFICFNVKAGTVDSAYLFAYATKANEGRSGLHFAWSRDKAHWQAIGQEYGFLKSDYGRWGSEKRMINPVLFFDKDHRWHCVWSLNNKDGAIAYTESEDLLHWKPQSYYVNEKELVYVSAGKLKVQRSKWQQVTIAEKAETGSLVKLPWSLIDGLIKQVAFSKHRNQLWAETTGEDPVRFASLKPVAITVHPDFSKTKKISNLLFGAFFEDINYAADGGLYAELIQNRDFEYDPADKEGKDAGWNNKKAWSTSGDGIGFTIDSLAPIHPNNKHYAVLSISKPGASLINGGFDGIALKAGAKYKVSLFARILTGGKGTITVRLTDGRGTVYGAAVINALTTSWQKSDAVITVNESISNARLEIIPMINGVLALDMISLFPQQTFKGRTNGMRADLAQTIAELHPRFIRFPGGCVAHGDGIGNIYHWKNTIGPLESRKPQRNLWGYHQSMGLGYYEYFQFCEDIGAAPLPVVAAGVPCQNSGKHGHPLGGQQCGIPLSDMNDYIQEILDLVEWANGAATTKWGKLRAAAGHPEPFSLKYIGIGNEDLISEVFKERFRMIYNAVKKKYPEITVIGTVGPFFEGSDYSEGWKFATQLKVPMVDEHYYVPPGWFIYNQDFYDKYDRAKSKVYVGEYAAHLPGRPSNLETALAEAVHLTALERNGDVVHMSSYAPLLAKEGHTQWRPDLIYFNNTEIKPTTDYYVQQLFGQNAGDEYIPGNIVCSDNDPRVKNRIALSIVKDSATNDVVIKLVNLLPVRVTASLDLDSFKVATSAVTKIILAGRPDAGELKPDRTQGLSLKDIEKIILSPYSFTVLRISGKR